The following is a genomic window from Rhododendron vialii isolate Sample 1 chromosome 9a, ASM3025357v1.
GAATTTTGGTGTAATATTTTTTGGGCTTCGGTTAAATGAATCCTTTCTGACATGCCTTTTTGAGGCTCGAAGCATGATTCGTAAGAATAGTGGCCCGATTAACTTCTCAAGCATATTCCTGAAAGCACAAAAGGAGAGAGATATAATTTACGGTAGGACAACAAAGCACACTTGTCATGCCCTGCACATTCTGAATGAACAATTCATTCTAATTTGGTATCATAAAGAAGTTTTGACAAACCTTAGATTCCCGTCAAGTTAGATAACCGTGCACCATTGGGGTCGTTAGAGCAATTTCAATTTAGACAGGAGGCTTGGTGTTTGAAGAGTTCATACTAGCTAAAGTTGTTTGAGTATCAAACACTTGGTTTGTCTTGTTGCATCGAGGTTGCTCTTCTTGTTGTTGGGTCTCCGGGACATGTATTAGATTAAACCTAAGTAGGTGCTATCAAACAGTCTTTTAGTGCTTAATTCCTTAGGTTGTTGCCTTGTGGTCTACAGCATCTTCCATGGTAACCATACTCTTACCATTATCATTGAAAAGAAGTTTTTTGACACTTTATTATCATTGAAAAGAAGATTTTTGACACTTTATGGCTTGGTGACTAAGCCACAAAGTGCTAACTTTTTCTTTGTTACGTTCTTGTATTGGTGGGGGGTAAGTAAGAAACAGGTTTgcagttcaaaaacaaaatcaaagttCAAGTTATACGTGATTTCTTTTTGCCTAGTCATTTTCCTTACATGTTTGAGCCTTGCTATAATCGTTGGTGTATTAGGTTTACCAAAAGGGGAAAATGTTTATCGAGCATGTATTCAATCCATGAAATTGGCTACTAAGTAAATTTAAGATCTAAGGGAAACTAGAAGCTTCTTGATCATGGACCCATGATTTACAGTTTGggaataaattttgaatttctgctGTGTTCAAGTTTAACAGTACTTTAAAATCTTTCTTGTCTACTTTCAGGCTACACCGTTTCTGGCTGGGCTTGCAGTAGCTGCTGCTGCTCTTGCTGGTAGATATGGTATCCAGGCTTGGCAAGCATTCAAGACTCGACCACCAAAACCTAGGGTTCGTAGGTTTTATGATGGTGGTTTTCAGTCTACTATGACCAAAAGGGAAGCAGCTCTTATCCTTGGCATCAGGTAACCATAACATCATTCTTGGGAAGACATGTTAGACTGAAGATTCACAAAATTGCATCTGTACTTCTAGCCCTTAACAATTGTGGCTTTGGGTGAACTGCTTTTCTGTTGGCTTTCGGAGCGGCACAAGATCCTCTACCTCATAATATCCCTACCCCTTTGTCCCGGTACACTGTCAGCCACACAATTATGCATTGAGATTCATGTGTTTCGAAATGTCAAACACATCGTATTGGGAGTTTGTCCGATGCATCGACCCGCCActgcgtgctcaaggcccaatttgtATGGGAGTAACGACAAAGAGTCCACCACATTACTTGGGCCCAATATGCATTGAATGactcatatccacttaaaaggctaagccttataAGTGATGagtcatccaattgtatattaaggtccaactctttttctgtttatccgaTATGGGACTCAACATTCACGCATGTTCTAACAAATCTCCCCCTAATGCGTGAAGTCGTGAACTGAACATTGGGCCTTAACCTCTCTCTGCATCCAAGCTCCCCCTTGATTCTGATTTAATACTCTCAACCCTATCTCCCGAATTGGGCTTATTCTGCACTCACTCAATCGATTCAAAGTCCTCTCAATTGAGAGCCAACGTGCTTAGTCACCGGCACCATGCTCCCCTACGAGAACTCCATTGAGAGCCAACGTGCTCATTCACCAGCACCATGCTCCCCGACAAGTCAACTCCATCGACAATGAGCCATCCAATACAGCACTCCAACATCGAGTCACCTTGCCTCATTGGGAGTCACCTTTAGACTTTATACCGCTCTACGAGTGTTTTCTGTGCAAACCCATTCAATGGTGCGTTGAGAGTCTTCCCATAGATCGTCAGCCattggctttgataccatttaTTGAAAGTTTGTCCGATGCATTGACCCGCCACTACGTGCTCAAAGCCCAATTTGTATGAgagtaacggcaaagagtccACCACATCACTTGGGctcaatatacattgaatgactcatatccacttaaaaggctaagccttataagtggtgagccattcaattgtatattaaggttcaactttttttctgtttatccgatatgggactcaacgttcacacatgttctaacaaatATTTGTTGGAGATATGCTTTGAATTTGGGATGGTCGAAGAAAGGTATTTGACTTCCTAAAAGATTTGTTTCCTTGTTGGTTTAGACTTTGGGTGCAAGGAATTTCGTTTGGACAAGTATTGGTTTTAGGAAAGACTCtgtggctataaatatagcctTATTCTCTTCATTAGGTTTCggacttcttgagtgaatcTTCTTGGAGAGGCCCCTAGGGGGTCTCTCATGTTGAAGATTAGATATTGGGGTTTTGGTTTATGCTCTATTGGGTTCCACCTAGGGTTTTAGCATCCTTATCGGGTTCCGCCAGAAATTTGTCCATAGATATTTGTAATTGGATGCTTCAAcgagagttacgggtatagccggtTCTGTGTGTtatctccccgtttatagtggatcctcttgctcttctcccgtggacgtacccaatttggggaaccacgtaaatcttgtgttcttgatttttgcttattgttttgtttatattct
Proteins encoded in this region:
- the LOC131301591 gene encoding mitochondrial import inner membrane translocase subunit TIM14-1, with amino-acid sequence MATPFLAGLAVAAAALAGRYGIQAWQAFKTRPPKPRVRRFYDGGFQSTMTKREAALILGIRENAAPNKVKEAHRRVMVANHPDAGGSHYLASKINEAKDVMLGKTKGSGSAF